A segment of the Neochlamydia sp. S13 genome:
CTTTACTAACATATTTGTATGCCTTTCCTAGATTGCCTTGAGCATGATAGAGTGTACCTAATTTGTTATAAAGGTGGGGGTATCTTTGGATAATTTTCACCCTATAGCTTAAGATAAATATCTAGAACATGTGTGAAATTTTCTGTAGCTTTTTCTAAGCTGCCCTGAGCTTTATACATTATTCCTAAATTATAGTAATCTGTCGCCACAGTGGGATGGATTTTCTCCAAAAAGTTTAAGGTGTAAATCAAGAGCTTGTATAATACATCTAATAGCTTCTTCTAGCTTGCCTAAGTTCTTGATAAATTATCCCCAAATTATAATAATATAGCGCCAGCTTAGTGTCAGTTTTAGCTAAATGCCGAAGGCCAAGATTGAGGGCTTGCCTGGCATACTCAGCAGCTTTTTCTAATTGCTTTTGGGCTTGGTAGATAACTCCCAAGTTATTATAATAATTGGCCAAAGTGGCATGATCTTCATCATGAAGCTCAAGGTGAATATCTACGGCCTGATGGACGTATCTTGCAGCTTCTTCTAATTTGCCTTGATCTTTATATATCATTCCTAAATTATTGTAATCTGTCGCCACCGTGGGATGATTTTCTCCAAAAAGTTTAAGGTGTATGTCAAGAGCTTGTGTGACAGACTTAATAGCCTCTTGTAGTTTGCCGTGATCTTGGTAAATCATCCCTAAATCACTGTAATATTTAGCCAGCTTAGGGTGAGGTTTACTATATCGCTTATGAGCAATGGAAATTGCTTGATTTAAATGCTTAGCTGCCTCTTCAAATTTGCCTTGCTTTTTATGAATTGAAGCTAATTTGTTATAAAGGCTTGCTATCTTAGAATGGGTCTCTCCATGAAGCATACGATTAATAAAGACAGCTTTATTAATATACTTAATAGTTTTTTCTAAATCTTCCTGAGCTAGGTAAATCGCCTGTAGATTATTATAATAGGTTAACAAATCAGGGTGAGTTTCACCCGAAAGCTGAAGGTCAATATTAAGCGCTTGTTCAACATATTTAGCAGCTTTTTCTAAATTACCTAAATCTTTATGAATCATTCCCAAATTGTTGTAATATTTGGCTATATTGGGATGAATCTTACTTGGAATTTGAAGGTCAAGGTTGAGCGCTTGTTCAACATATTTAGCAGCTTTTTCTAAAGTACCTAAATCTTTATAAATCATTCCCAAATTGTTGTAATATTTGGCCAGATTGGGGTGAGTTTCACCATACAACTTACGAGCAACAATGAGCGCTTGAGTGGAATAATCAGCTGCTTTTTCTAACTTGCCTTGTGCATGATAGATAGTTCCCAAATTATTATAATAATTAGCCACCTCCGCATGATCTTTACCATACAAATTAAGACTAATGCTAAGCGCTTGCTCAATATGCTCCGCAGCTTTTTCTAATTTACCTTGTTCTCGATATATTGTTCCAAGATTATTATAAAGTGAAGCGAACATGAAATCGCTTTTTCCTAAAAAATTAGATCGGTTAGCGAGCGCTTGCTTGATAAACCTAATAGCTTCCTTTGGCTTCCCCTTCTCTTGATAGATGAGTCCTAAATTATTATAGTTCTTTACTACATTTAAATGATTTCCCCCCAAGAGTTCACAATTTATAGCATGAGCTTGCTTGGCATAATGAAGTGCCTTTTTTAAATCCCTTTGATCGTAGTATATCATACCTAGATTAGTGTAATAGACAGCCATAGTAAAATGTTTTTTATCGTAAAGCTGAAGCCCAATATCGAGCGCTTGCTCAACGTACTCTGCAGCTTTTTCTAATTTGCCTTGTTCTCGATATATCATTCCAAGGTTATTATAATAATGTGCTACAGTAGGATGTTTTTTGCCAAAGAGCACGAGATCAATGTCGAGAGCTTGACTAACCTTTTCAGCGGCCTTTTCAAAATTATATTGCTTCTCGTAGATTGCTCCCCAATTAGTGTAAAGGCGCGCCACGTTTGAATGGTCTTCGCCTAAAAGCTTAAGACTGATGTCGAGGGCTTGCTTGATACACTTGGTGGCCTCATCTAACATTCCTTGTTCTATGTATACTAATGTTAAATTGTTGTAATGTATAGCCGTGGTGAGAGGGTTATCTTTAAAAAACTTTTCGTTAATTGCTAGAGCTTGGCTAATATATTCAAAAGCTTCATTTAACTTGCCATCATTTATGTAAATTAATCCTAAATTATTATAATCTCTAGCTACAGCGGCAGGGTTTTCATTAAAAAGCTTTAGATCAATCTCGAGTGCTTTTCTAATATACTCAGCAGCTTCTACTAACTTGCCTTGTTCTAGGTAGATTTGTCCTAAATTATTATAATCTCTAGCCACAGGGGCAGGGTTTTCACTAAAAAGCTTAAGATCAGTATCGAGAGCTTTTTCAATATACTTAATGGCATCTGCTAACACGCCTTGTTCTTGGTAGAGTATTCCTAAGGAATTTAGTAGCTCAGAATTTTCTTGATTTGCTTCTATTGCTGAAAGATAACATTTTGTTGCCTCTTCATGCTGATAAAGCCTTAAAGCAATATCTCCTCTCGTTTGGAAGGAGTCATCATTTAAGTCGGAAGATTTAAGGATTGATTCATCGCCAGATAAAAATTTTATCATACCTTGATAAAATGGGATAAATGTGCGGTAAATTCCCTCGACTTGTTTTAATACGTCTTTGTTAAAAGTGAAATGTTCTTTTATGAGTTGAGGCTTCTCTAAGCTAAAAGGCTGTATAAGAGGGTTCATCATTTCTCTCTGCGCCTGATAATGAGAATAGGTTTTAAGTCGCATAAATAGGGCGATACTCATCCAATCCTTTAACTTTTCAGCTGCGCCCTCTGTTAAAATATCTTGTCTATTTAACTCCTCAATTCTACCAAAAGTATCGGAAGCTGTTATTTCCTTAAGTAGGGCTAGTCGGTCCAAAGCAAGGTGAGGGAAACGATAAAGATCATTCTTAACTTTAAAAAGCATGCCTTGTCTTTCTAACTCATTCATTACTGGATTAAATGTCGCCATATCCGCTTGAAATAAGTGCTTCATGGCCAAGTACTGGCGTAGATTAAAGGGTTCCTGATAAGGAACTTTAAGTTTTTCTTGAATTTTTTCTTTATATTGATCAGTTAATTCAAGATTGCCTAACAGATGGGTAAAGTTCAGAAGCTCCATCGGAAGATGAGGCTCTTTTTTATGCCACCATTGTCCTTCTTTATCTTTAGCGATGTACTGAGCCATCTTTTCAGGAGTTTGAATAAGCTCAAACGTCTTACCATTATTGCCGAAAGGAGTTTTACAACCTTTCTCTTCTACTCCTGCCCCATCAAAAGCAAAGCCTCTAGGAGTAACACTATCAAAAAAACTAGCATCTTTTATGCAGGGAATATTTAAAGCAGGAAGAATCGTCTCTCCTAAGTTAATAACGCTAAGGTGAATTAGAGTAGTCAGGCGCTTAAAATACTTTCTATTATCTTCACTATCTTCTTGGATTAGAATGCCAAATTCTAAATCGGAATAAGGAGTCATCTCTTCTCTAGCTAGGGAACCAAAGCCTATCATGGCATACTCACAGGGAACAGCTCCTAAGGTATCAATACTCTGCTTGGCAAGAATTTCAAAGAAATCTTTCATCCATTTAGCAATTTCCTTGTAAAGATCTCTTACTTTCTCAGATGAAGGATTCGAGCCAAGAACTTGGACTTTCGTCTCTATTATTTTTCTAAACTCTTTTAATGCTTCACGATTAGCTGTAAATTGTTTACTCATCGAGCTAGAATCCAAAATTTCACCCTGACACCCATAGATAAGTGTTTGTTGTACCATTGACAATTTTTCTTTAAGAACTTCTTGTTTCTTCATATCTTCTGAAAAGACCCGTAACGCATAATTATAAAGCCCTGCAGCCTGAAGAAGCGTTTCAGAAGTTCTTTTTGCTAAATAGATATCACCTAACTTTTCTATACAGAAGCTTTCTTGGATAGTATCTTTTTTTTGTACAGCAATTTGCAAAGCTAATGTATAGGCTTTCTCGGCTTGTTCTAAGCTAGCCTTTGATGAAAAAACGTCCTTATTCATGATTTTTTTTAATTCATCATTTGTTAAATTATCAAAAGAAGGAAGGATTTGTTCATAAATTTCTGAAGATAATGAAATCAAAGTGCTGGGATTCTTAAAAGTTTCTTTCTTGTATGCAATACTAGGCTGCTTTTTTTCTTTCGAAAAATTAAAGCAACTTTTATTACCATAATACTTTTTCCATAAATCAGTCTCTTCAGCGATTTGTTTCCATTCTTTGCAAACTAATCTTAAGCGGTACAAGTCTTGCAGTCCTAATTCTGCGCATATCTTTAAATCAGTTTTCCCATATGTGATGATATTTTCCCTAGAAGAGGGGGACGGTTTAAGGTCTGAAGAAGTAACAGGCTGCCTCATATTCGTTAGATTGGTTGGATTCATGTATTATCACTCCCTATCTTTTACTGGCATTTCAACAACCATGTAATGCCTTTTAAATTTTTTTCCAAAGATATATCTTTTAATAATTAAGAAAACAATAATATTTTTTATTTCATCTAAATTAATTATAAAAAAAATTTAAAACATTAAAAATTACATGCTTATGATAAAATTTTTGCGGTGTTATTTTAAATTTAAAAATACCTCTTAACAAAATTAATATTTGCTTAATAAAACCCTTGAAATTAATAAGATGGGAAGCAAAGGCTCTTAGAAAGCATTTTGATCTGTTTATAATAAGTTTATTCGTGGTGATAATTATTTTGGTAAACCTTATTGATCTATACTCAAATTTATTCGTACACCACAACCACCTAAAAACAGGGAGAAACAATCTGATTAGAATTTATAAAGATTTACTGGGGGAAGAAAATTTTTGATAATTTTTGATAATTTTTTGACTTATAATACTGGATTAGCGAATATCCAAAAGAAGCTCAACTTAAGCTGTAAATTAATTAAAAAGCTCAGCTAGGATATAGCCTTTTAGCCTATTATGAAACACATTTTTAACATAAACTTGGATGAACAATATGTCGATTTCCTCCTCAAAATCAGCTTCTCCTCTAAGCAGAGGACTTCATTTTAAATTAGGAAGTATTTCTTCTTTCCATGCAGGTCCTCAAGCTATTTCCTCTTCTCTGTTCTGTTCTAGGCCCATCTCTACTGCTTTTCATAGCCTTTATAATAGCCATTCATCTACCTCTCTGCTGAGACATCACAAAATAAATTGCTTAACCTCTTCAAGGATCTCCCAGAATCAAGGTCTGCGATCTTATTGGACTAAAAGAAAATATTTTTGTAACCCCAACTTCAAGGATAAATTACAGCCAAGTGCTTTAAGGGTTTTCAAAGGGCAAAGAAGATTACATACAGAAATAAAAGAAAAGAGTGGGAACGAAGAGAGAATTAAAAGTGTGCGAGAATATATTAGCCAAAAGCTCGAGCTTTTCAACTCTATGACAATTTTTGAAAAGTTTATGTGGGGTTTAGAAAGGTCTCTTGTATATGGACTTATAGGGAAGAGTAGTGAAGCAATATTTAGCGATTATGCTGTTAAAGCATGGAATGGAGAAATTCCACACGTGGGCCTTTCAAAAGAAATCCGCAAGGAGGAGAAATCTTGGATTTCAACACAAAATCTCATTGAATTAGAAAATGTTTTTAAAACATCAGGCTCTACTCTTCAAAAGGTGGCGATTATAGGAATATCTGGCTCTGGCAGAACAACTTTAGCTAAGCAATACGCAATAGATTATGAAGAGAAAATGAAAGAACAACCTGCTAGAATAAGAACTGTTTTTTTTGCTGACATGAGAGACGAAGACACATTTTCGCGTGCGTACAGAAAACTTGCAGAGGCTTTAGAAGTTAAGGCTCCGCTTACCGCTTCAGAAGAAACTATCATCAAAAAAGTCAATAAAAAGCTTAAAAGAAGGCCTCATTGGCTTTTTGTGGTTGACAATGTTAATGTTGAAAATTACGAAAAGTTGCAGAAGTTTCTTCCAAATAATGGAGAAGGACAGATTTTAATTGTTACTTCGGATAATTTAGGCGGGGTCAAATCTTTCGATATACAAAGCAATACGCTTACTACGCAAGAAGCTCTCGAGATTTTTAATCGTAATCTTGGTAAAAACCATTGGGCTTATGAGCAAGCGGATAGCTCAAAATGCGACCTAGCGAAAGAGCTTTTTTATTTACCATTAGCTATTAAGCAAGCAGCCATCCACTTAAAAGATACGCAGCGAAATAATAGTTTTGAGACAGCTATACGATCATATATTGTAAAGTTAAAAGAGATTGTAGGGATATCTGCAGAAGTTCCTTTATGTTCTATTGATGATCTCACTCGGATTATAAAGGCTGTCCATTCTTTGAGTGTAGAAGAATGCGAACAAAGACAAAGCGAAAGTAAGACCCTTCTTTCTATTTTATCCTTTTTAAATCCTTGCTTTATCGACCACTCCATTTTGCAGTCGTATTTTGAGAAGCATGCAAATGATGCTAGCTTGTTTAACGACGCATTAAACTTGCTAAGCAGATATTCTTTAATAGCTAGAGTTGGGAAAAATGGATGGGAAGTTCATTCCTCTTTACAAGATCTGCTAGCTGAAAAAGCGATAAAAGAAGGAATTGAGCTTCCAGAAGCTTTAGAGAATCTTCTTGTTGTGCTTAAAGATAATTTTGAACTAGATATGCGTTCTGCGAGCGGATTAAATAAGCCAAAAGCTATTGAAAATCAAGTAGAAACTCTGTTGGAGCAAGCAAAGAAATATAACATACAAGAAAAATTAAAACCTTGTTTTGTTCATCTCTATAATGTTTTAGGTAACCATTATTTACAGTCCAATAATTTTTTTGAAGCATGCCAAGCTTTTGAGAAAAGTTTGAAGCTTGTGAACGTTCAAATAACTGATACAACAGCTGATCAAATTTGTGAGAATTTAAAAGCGCACAAAGAACTTCCAGCTCTATGTGCTCAGGCTCTTCACTATCTAGGAAAAGTCTATTTTCATACACAAGGACTAGATCAAGCAAAAAAATATTTTCAAAAAGCTATTGAAATTCAAAAAATAATAAGAGCCAAACCGGATGCGT
Coding sequences within it:
- a CDS encoding DUF2225 domain-containing protein; translated protein: MNPTNLTNMRQPVTSSDLKPSPSSRENIITYGKTDLKICAELGLQDLYRLRLVCKEWKQIAEETDLWKKYYGNKSCFNFSKEKKQPSIAYKKETFKNPSTLISLSSEIYEQILPSFDNLTNDELKKIMNKDVFSSKASLEQAEKAYTLALQIAVQKKDTIQESFCIEKLGDIYLAKRTSETLLQAAGLYNYALRVFSEDMKKQEVLKEKLSMVQQTLIYGCQGEILDSSSMSKQFTANREALKEFRKIIETKVQVLGSNPSSEKVRDLYKEIAKWMKDFFEILAKQSIDTLGAVPCEYAMIGFGSLAREEMTPYSDLEFGILIQEDSEDNRKYFKRLTTLIHLSVINLGETILPALNIPCIKDASFFDSVTPRGFAFDGAGVEEKGCKTPFGNNGKTFELIQTPEKMAQYIAKDKEGQWWHKKEPHLPMELLNFTHLLGNLELTDQYKEKIQEKLKVPYQEPFNLRQYLAMKHLFQADMATFNPVMNELERQGMLFKVKNDLYRFPHLALDRLALLKEITASDTFGRIEELNRQDILTEGAAEKLKDWMSIALFMRLKTYSHYQAQREMMNPLIQPFSLEKPQLIKEHFTFNKDVLKQVEGIYRTFIPFYQGMIKFLSGDESILKSSDLNDDSFQTRGDIALRLYQHEEATKCYLSAIEANQENSELLNSLGILYQEQGVLADAIKYIEKALDTDLKLFSENPAPVARDYNNLGQIYLEQGKLVEAAEYIRKALEIDLKLFNENPAAVARDYNNLGLIYINDGKLNEAFEYISQALAINEKFFKDNPLTTAIHYNNLTLVYIEQGMLDEATKCIKQALDISLKLLGEDHSNVARLYTNWGAIYEKQYNFEKAAEKVSQALDIDLVLFGKKHPTVAHYYNNLGMIYREQGKLEKAAEYVEQALDIGLQLYDKKHFTMAVYYTNLGMIYYDQRDLKKALHYAKQAHAINCELLGGNHLNVVKNYNNLGLIYQEKGKPKEAIRFIKQALANRSNFLGKSDFMFASLYNNLGTIYREQGKLEKAAEHIEQALSISLNLYGKDHAEVANYYNNLGTIYHAQGKLEKAADYSTQALIVARKLYGETHPNLAKYYNNLGMIYKDLGTLEKAAKYVEQALNLDLQIPSKIHPNIAKYYNNLGMIHKDLGNLEKAAKYVEQALNIDLQLSGETHPDLLTYYNNLQAIYLAQEDLEKTIKYINKAVFINRMLHGETHSKIASLYNKLASIHKKQGKFEEAAKHLNQAISIAHKRYSKPHPKLAKYYSDLGMIYQDHGKLQEAIKSVTQALDIHLKLFGENHPTVATDYNNLGMIYKDQGKLEEAARYVHQAVDIHLELHDEDHATLANYYNNLGVIYQAQKQLEKAAEYARQALNLGLRHLAKTDTKLALYYYNLGIIYQELRQARRSY
- a CDS encoding NB-ARC domain-containing protein; its protein translation is MSISSSKSASPLSRGLHFKLGSISSFHAGPQAISSSLFCSRPISTAFHSLYNSHSSTSLLRHHKINCLTSSRISQNQGLRSYWTKRKYFCNPNFKDKLQPSALRVFKGQRRLHTEIKEKSGNEERIKSVREYISQKLELFNSMTIFEKFMWGLERSLVYGLIGKSSEAIFSDYAVKAWNGEIPHVGLSKEIRKEEKSWISTQNLIELENVFKTSGSTLQKVAIIGISGSGRTTLAKQYAIDYEEKMKEQPARIRTVFFADMRDEDTFSRAYRKLAEALEVKAPLTASEETIIKKVNKKLKRRPHWLFVVDNVNVENYEKLQKFLPNNGEGQILIVTSDNLGGVKSFDIQSNTLTTQEALEIFNRNLGKNHWAYEQADSSKCDLAKELFYLPLAIKQAAIHLKDTQRNNSFETAIRSYIVKLKEIVGISAEVPLCSIDDLTRIIKAVHSLSVEECEQRQSESKTLLSILSFLNPCFIDHSILQSYFEKHANDASLFNDALNLLSRYSLIARVGKNGWEVHSSLQDLLAEKAIKEGIELPEALENLLVVLKDNFELDMRSASGLNKPKAIENQVETLLEQAKKYNIQEKLKPCFVHLYNVLGNHYLQSNNFFEACQAFEKSLKLVNVQITDTTADQICENLKAHKELPALCAQALHYLGKVYFHTQGLDQAKKYFQKAIEIQKIIRAKPDAYDTPNRFDFLIFQRQGIGWALLEGDKKDLLDAEELYLNLFKQNPCIPAGQSDPFNERYCNIQLSRVYLKLAQQEADKVKKEEYYEKARKRIETGGEEKGVSFQGAIHIKDQSDSQHVKKGEMYLVLGELYLDENCPFRDLKKAQGYFKEAARLSKTDLMIGAKSEYYLASLYLEKGFSNQGWDALTEAIQLFNKIGGKGLTRRHPKFLEEAEKIKTRETFKMLSL